The Sporosarcina ureae genome includes a region encoding these proteins:
- a CDS encoding aromatic ring-hydroxylating oxygenase subunit alpha has translation MTTTSTKQVPRLDEMTRSELIQYLKDTVKPEEGLIPSYIFSHPKVYELEMEKIFLRDWLFVAHKSEIPNKGDFVTREMGGQSVIVTHGADGEIHVLLNVCTHRGMKLCRMDNGNQKNFTCPYHGFNFKNTGDLIGIPFQKVVYGDTMDKSKMGLKEIRHAVYADLIFATLDADAVSLDEFLGDIKWYLDLAFNRAEMEVVGLPQKWNVDGTWKLGSDNTISDSYHTLVSHGSIAKLGLVPTGDYSKYGYQIYTGNGHGLNLGMPNPDGFAFPESLIDEYKERLSKDQYDILKQMKNMIVCVSPNIMILISSMDLKGQKISQTSLRIWKPTGPDSMEISSWVLVEKNATEEWKRLSEQAFTLTFGASGIFEQDDTENFTDITQNSKSPYHLQENIVFNYTMGMHQDQVEDFVGPGIVYKDKFNEANSRAFFRNWLDQITAE, from the coding sequence ATGACTACTACGAGCACTAAACAAGTTCCACGGCTGGACGAAATGACGAGAAGTGAATTAATTCAATACTTAAAAGATACAGTCAAGCCTGAAGAAGGCTTGATTCCATCTTATATTTTCTCACACCCAAAAGTTTATGAGCTTGAAATGGAGAAAATCTTCTTAAGGGACTGGCTATTTGTCGCCCATAAGTCGGAAATTCCGAACAAAGGAGATTTTGTAACACGTGAAATGGGCGGACAAAGCGTCATCGTAACACATGGTGCAGATGGTGAAATTCATGTGTTGCTAAATGTTTGTACACACCGCGGTATGAAACTTTGTCGGATGGACAACGGAAATCAAAAAAACTTTACGTGTCCTTACCATGGGTTCAACTTTAAAAACACTGGTGACTTGATCGGAATTCCGTTCCAGAAAGTCGTTTACGGCGATACGATGGACAAAAGTAAAATGGGCTTAAAAGAAATTCGTCATGCTGTCTATGCAGACTTGATCTTTGCGACGCTTGACGCTGATGCTGTTTCCCTTGATGAATTTTTGGGAGATATTAAATGGTATCTCGACTTGGCATTTAACCGTGCAGAAATGGAAGTTGTAGGACTTCCACAAAAATGGAATGTAGATGGCACTTGGAAACTAGGATCAGACAATACAATTTCAGACTCTTACCATACATTGGTGTCTCACGGTTCGATTGCAAAATTAGGTCTTGTTCCGACAGGGGACTATTCAAAATATGGTTACCAGATTTATACAGGGAATGGGCATGGATTGAACCTAGGTATGCCGAACCCTGACGGTTTTGCTTTCCCTGAAAGCTTAATCGATGAATATAAAGAACGACTCAGTAAAGACCAATACGACATTTTGAAGCAGATGAAAAATATGATTGTTTGTGTCTCTCCGAATATTATGATTCTCATATCTTCGATGGATTTAAAAGGGCAGAAAATCTCTCAAACATCCCTTCGTATTTGGAAGCCGACAGGCCCAGACTCCATGGAGATATCATCATGGGTGCTTGTTGAAAAGAATGCAACAGAAGAATGGAAGAGATTATCAGAACAAGCTTTTACATTAACGTTCGGAGCATCTGGAATTTTCGAACAAGACGATACAGAAAATTTTACAGATATCACGCAAAACAGTAAAAGTCCTTATCATTTGCAAGAGAATATTGTCTTTAACTACACGATGGGTATGCATCAAGATCAGGTAGAAGACTTCGTTGGACCTGGTATTGTTTATAAAGATAAATTTAATGAAGCGAACTCCAGAGCATTTTTCAGAAATTGGCTTGATCAAATAACCGCTGAATAA